One Oceanibaculum indicum P24 genomic window, TCCCGACGAAGTCGGTGTCTGCGTCAATGGAGGCCAGCAGGTCGTGCCGGCTGTGTCCCAGCAGCGTTTCCTTCGACCAGTTGCGTTCGGCGAATGGTCCGGTCAGCCGGCGGAACTCCAGGAAGGTATAGGTCTGGGTCATGTCGGTTTCCCAGAACCAGTCCGCGCTGCACTGCGCGAAATCCTGGAAGCGCTCCTCGCTCAGCTTCAGGTTCTGCTCGATGCGGTAGCGTTCCGTGATGTCGGTATAGAGCGTCACGAAGCCGCCATCGGGTAGCGGCGTATCGCGGATTTCCAGCACCGTGCCGTTCGGCCGCCGGCGCACGAAGATTCGCGCCTTCGCCTCGCGTACGCTCGCCACCCGTTTGGCGACGATGGCGTCGATCTCGCCGCTGCCGTGCTCGCCGCGTTCGGCATTCAGGCGCACCAGCTTTTCGAACGGGTCGCCGATGGCGAACTGTTCCGGTGTCAGGTCCAGAAGCTCAAGGAACCGCTTGTTGAAGCTGGTCACCCGCATGTCGCCATCGATGATGGCGATGCCCTCCGCCATATGGTCGAAAGTGGCCCGCAGCATCGCGGCATTGCGGTCCGATACGGCCTGTGAGCGCGCGGTGTCGGTGACATCCGTGCAGACGCCGCGATAGCCGGTAAACCGGCCTTGCGCGTCGAAGCGCGGGTTGCCGTTGGCGCGGATGAAATGCCGTTCGCCCTTCGGGTCGATATACAGGAAATTGAAGTCGCGGAACGGCTCGTGGGCATTGGCCGTCGCCAGCTGGCGCTGCCAGAGCGGCAGGTCGAAGGCCGCGTTCAGGACGTCGAAGACGGAACGGCCATAGACCTGCTCCGGCGGCAGGCCCAGTACCTCCAGGCCGCGGCTGGAGATCATCGTGAACCGGTGCTGTGCGTCGGTCTCGTAGATCCAGTCCGCGACCACATCCAGAAAGTCGCGCAGCCGGTTTTCCACGGCCTGCAGCTGGTTGCGCAGCAGGGCGTTCTGGCTCGCCAATTCATCCAGATGCGTCACCGGATATATCGATACCGACTCCGTCACACGAGGACCCTTTCGCCCGACCGCGGGCACAAATCAATGGCACCGGGACTCTGCCCGGAATCATACATGAAAGGGACAATAGACGGTATTTCTTAACAAAGACTTAGCCAAATAGATTGGGGTACCGCGCATTGTGACAGGGCTGCGGCAGCCGGCCACAAACTTGCCGTGCCACCCCCTTATCCCTGCCATGCCGGAGGCCTATCCGGGACAGGTCATGCGCCGCACGGGCCGGCAGTTCGCCCAAACAATGGCCGGGCGGCGGCAGGACATCATCATGCGAGAGAGGGAAGTGACATGCTGGATGCGCTGCGCCGTCGCAAGACGGAAGACAAGAACGATTCCGACGGAAGGCAAGAGGCTCAGAGCCCCACCCCGACCACCTCATCCGCCCCGACACAGAAGGCAACAACCATGGAAAACAGGAAGCCCGCCAGCCCGACGGGCGGTTACATGCCGGTACCGGATCGCCGACCGCCGGCCATCCCGAAGCCCTTCGGCGGTTCGTCCGCCGACAATGAGGAGGAGGGCAGCCGGCTGATCGTCGGCCGGAATATCCAGCTGAAGGGGGAAATCACCGCCTGCGACACGCTGGTCGTCGAAGGCCGGGTCGAGGCGTCGATGAACAGCCGCATGATCCAGGTGTCGGAGGCGGGCCTGTTCGACGGCGAGGCGACGGTGGAAACGGCGGAGATCGCGGGACGCTTCGAGGGCAGCCTGACCGCGCGCGAAAGGCTGCTGGTACGCTCCACCGGCAAGATCACCGGCAAGGTCCGCTATGGCCGTGTGGAGATCGAGGATGGCGGCGAGATCGCCGGCGAGATCGGCGTGCTGTCGACCGATGCCCGGGAAAAGTCCGGCGCCACACCGGCGTCACCAGGGACGAAATCGGGCGATGGGGCCGCTGCGTCGGCCCGGCCACCGGTGCCGAATGGCGCAGATTCTCCGCCTGGCGCAAAGGCCAGCGTCGGCTGATAGCGATGGTGCGGGAAAATGGTGGAGCCGAGGGGAGTCGAACCCCTGACCTCTAGAGTGCGATTCTAGCGCTCTCCCAACTGAGCTACGGCC contains:
- a CDS encoding bactofilin family protein, giving the protein MENRKPASPTGGYMPVPDRRPPAIPKPFGGSSADNEEEGSRLIVGRNIQLKGEITACDTLVVEGRVEASMNSRMIQVSEAGLFDGEATVETAEIAGRFEGSLTARERLLVRSTGKITGKVRYGRVEIEDGGEIAGEIGVLSTDAREKSGATPASPGTKSGDGAAASARPPVPNGADSPPGAKASVG